Genomic DNA from Oryza sativa Japonica Group chromosome 5, ASM3414082v1:
AAACACTTTCACTAGataattaaaaaattattttctgTCCAAATCTTCAGCCCAATCCCTTCACCACATTTGTGTATTTCAGTTTTTCAGGCTAGTTGAGATGCTAACTTAACATTGAAGACTGTAGCGAATCACCAAGGCAACTGTATCTCAGAATCAAGATATCAAAACAAGCAAATctgacaaagaaaaaaaagtgagacTTAACCAAAAAGATCATTAGCCTAAACCCTTGTATTTTCAATGGCAATCATATGTCAAACAATAATATCATTACTACAGCTAGCTACTGAATGTTTTGGATTATTCCAGTGCCTTGTGTGCTTTCTGTCTACCAAGCATTACAACATTCCTTCATATCAAAACCCAGAGAAAAGCAAAGAAAAAGCGAAGGAAAGAAAGCAAGCAAGCATCTAAGTAAACCAGACCACCATTGTTATTATTCAAATcactgaaaaataaaaaattcttCGCGTGTAACGGTGCCACATTTGTCATTTTGAACAAATCCCAATCGGCTTGACCTGATTGGCCATGGCATCCTGATGAAAAGGACCAAAAGGTGAGAgcagaggaggaaaaaaaaaagcaatatgCATAAGATGGGGTACTCTTTTTATTTGCCACTGATTCTATGGCAACTCAACTAGGGCCCTTCTTTACTTGCAAAGTGATGATACCAGTGTGATATGGCCATAAAGCTAATATTGCTTGATGCACTTGTGAAGAAACTAAAGGCATTTGCCTGTGCCTCCTCCTTATCCTTGCAAGCCCAAGAATcccaatttcattttttttcccttcatggTTAAGCATCAGGATGGAGGCTAAGGCATCCACACTAGCCAACAATCACACACCATAATTGTATTATTCTAGTGCTTTATCACACAGAATCAATACCCAAGAAGCATATGAAGTGGATGTTTTATTCTTATTCCATGGAACAGGAAGACCAGTAGCAAGTGGAACTGAAAAGAGCATATGAGTTCTGGCCAAATCATGACAGTATCCTTGTTTGGTGTTCAAGGGCTCTAGTGACCTTAGCTCTGGTGTGCTTAAATTCTTAAAACTGTTGAGCTACAGAAAGCTTCAGAATAATGCTACATGCTACATATTTTAGTTCTTTAATTTGTTGGGTATAtaaaagcaaagaaacaaagcGCTAAGGCGGATTACGCGGAAATGCCTTGAAATAATCACACACATGTAAGGATGGATTAGGCGCCTCTGAAAGCTAAAGTTTGAAAGATTTAACAATGAACAAGATaggagaaaaaggaggaggCTTAGCTAGATTTTCCAAAACAATCAAGGCAGCAGCATTATTAAAGACAAGCAGGCAGCCACAAAGCAAGCAAAGGTGGGCATTAGAATACACACCTTGCAGGGACACATGCAGAGTCATCAGGATGAAAAGCTAGTCCATGGTGATAAGAAAAGCAGCTTGCTTGCACCAGACCTGATCACCCCaaagcaagaacaagaagaacACCTCCTCACCAATCAGTCAGTACTCAGTACAAGTGAAGCAATCTCAGCAAGAACAGCAtagttacatatatatatttagatagATAGCCATCTCATTTCATATAATAAGCCCAAGTCCAGTGCAGTGAACACAAGAAGCTCTTGTTCTGAAGATTCAGAAAGAGCAAGAACTTGTTGATTTCAATCAAGAAATCAAAGATATGTATCCTTACAGATTCAGCAACGTGATGATCGGATACCTGAACCTGGCGACGCTGCTGGCGTCGATCCCGGTGATCGGGGCGGGGCTGTGGATGGCGaaggggtcgacggcgacgtgcTCGTCGATGCTGCAGACGCCGCTGCTGGTGATCGgcttcgtcgtcctcctcgtctccCTCGCCGGCTTCGTGGGCGCCTGCTTCCACGTGGCGTGGGCGCTGTGGCTCTACCTCCTCGCCATGATGCTCctcatcgccttcctcctcggcctcaccgccttcggcttcgccgtcaccgccggcggcggcggcacccagGTCCCCGGCCGCCCCTACCGCGAGTACCACACCTCCGACTACTCGTCCTGGCTGCAGAAGCACATCCAGGACGCCAAATACTGGCGCCCCGCGCTCGCATGCGTCGTTGGATCCAAGGCTTGCCCCAAGATCGCCAATTGGTCACCCATGGATTACCTCCAGCATGATCTCACCCCAATCCAGGTAACAAAAACTGatggatatttttttcttcatcaaAGATTATTATACTATACAGCTCAAAGAACTCAAAATGAGATGATTCTGTTTGCATTTGCATATACCTTCATCCCAAAACATCATCAACTTTTCTTCATCAAAGATAATACTACAGCTCATCAACAACTCAAAatgagatgattttttttcacatatatatatcttcatCAAACCATCATCTTTTCTTCATCAGAGATTACACTACAGCTCCCAACAACTCAAAATGAGATGATTGTTtgcatacacacatatatataacctTCATCAGAACATCATCAATTCTTCATCTATCAAAGATTATGCATCATACAGCTCAAGAACTACTCAAGATGATTAATTGTATTGTATCCATAATAGTCGGGGTGCTGCAAGCCGCCGACGGCGTGCGCGTACAGCGGCGGGGTGGCCGTCGGAGCGCAGGACGAGGACTGCTTCCGGTGGAACAACGCGGCGGGGATACTGTGCTACGGGTGCGAGTCGTGCAGGGCCGGGGTGATGGAGAAGGTGAGGGAGGATTGGCACAAGATCTCGGTGCTCAACGTCATGGTGCTGGTGGTGCTCATCTGCATCTGCGCCTGCGgctgctgcgccttcaggaacGCCCGCCGCTCCGTCTCCGAGTACCCTTACGGGGTAAACCGCATGCACAAGATCCACCCCCGATGGGACTACTACTGGTACtcttaattaattaggctttTGTTTTTAATATACTTGATGTGTTCTTCTtctctttgaaaaaaaaattatcttgttctttcttctagttgttgttgatgttgttttgctttgcttggatgttttgtttttggtTGCATTCTAATTTTTACCTCATTTGTGTTTGGGGTTGGTTTAATTGTTCAGTGCTGACAAACTCTTAGTGCTTTCTAGCTACTACTAGCTGTTTTCACCAGaatttcgttttctttttttgttctttcttcctcttcttgttgcttttgcttgcatgttgattatgccctgatttttttttcttgttgccTCCCACTctcttgttttatttttgtcTTGCATTTTACCTCATATGTGTTTTAGAAGTGTTGAGAAACGCATTGGTGCATGCCTGGTTAAGCACTTAAGCTAGGTATTAAGAACTGATGGGTTTATGGTTGACGATAATCTGAAAACAAAATGGATCATTCAATTGCCAAGGAACAGTTCTGTTTTTCTCTTCAAAAAGCAAGAACTTTATTTGGGAAAaaactgttctttttttttcaattgcaTGATTAAGCTTCTGCGGTACCAGTAGTAGTACATTTCTTACAATGAAACTAGATATATATTCTGATGATGAAATTTACGGTTGTGCTTCTGAAGTACTAGCAGAGTTCTTGCAGTGTACTACTAACTCTTTTTACTCTGATGTCTTCTCTGTGATGATTAACATTGCTTTATGGCTTAAATTTTGTTGcaggtggcgatggtggcgtgATAGGAGAGAACAGCTCTACTAGGCTAGCTATTTGTATTCTACCCTTGTATGATATTTTGATCTTGCCCAAGAAAATTAAAATAGTTGAGAGTTGATTCGTTCCTCAATATTGTACTCTGAACATCTGAAAGTCTTCAACTCTCTGGGTTTTCATATGTACATCTTCCTTCAGTGCGAATAATTAAGCTGTTGTACATATTTGGGAAATGCAAAGTAGCACTCAGCAGATGATAAAGCAAAGAGGTTTATCTAGGCCTTTTCAGTATGGTAGCTCATATATTTTTCTCATTATGTAGAAATTGTAGTTGATAACTAAGGGGGAAATAGGCGCTTTATCTTTCACTAGTAAGTTGATAAGGGACTCTTCAGTGCTCAAGATATTTTAATGCAATTcgatgttaaaaaaaaatcatccttgCTTGTGTAGCATAATTTTCTTCAATGTAGTAACGTGAATGTAAATATATCTAGGTTATCTATCTATGATAAACCAGTTTAGACTACTGAAATGTTTCCAGCCTCTGAATATAGGACAAACAATATTTCAGATGGCGAGTTCATAATTAATAGgtactaaaaaaatatgtgtaatGAGTAAGGATAAAACTGATAAAAAGAACATAAGAATCTGATGACAAGCACAGTCAATGTGACAGTGAGGAATGAGGTGGTGATCATTGATTGTATCAATTACCACAGAAAATGTTCACCCTAAACCTTTACAAGTCCAAGTGGGAATTTTATCTTCTGTAGATAGGCAGCAATTGTACCTAATCAGGATGATCCGCAGATCACAAAAGATATGCAAAGCTTCTACAGCAGATGTCTTACGTGTATGAAACAACCTACATTTCGGAAGCAAAGTATCCACTGTCCATGTCATGATGACAGCTCAGGATCTTCTATCAAGGAACTCTGGAAAGACTGACCAAATTCTACAACATGTTGAAAGAAATAAACAACATGAATATATGCACATCTCTGCAACCCATGAAGACCTTCAGTAACAGGTGAGTCCAACGAGAGACTACTGATTCCTAAACAAGCAGACCCGTGCTTTGAAGTACAAATGACTACAATCCATTGCAGCTCAAAACTTCCAGCTTAGCCTACACAGTCCTATTCATGTGTCCTCAAATTCCTAGAAACAACACTATCACAGGATTCAAGAAGATAGCACATAACTGAAAAGTGAAAAGCAACAGTAGGTTTTGAACTTGTAGCTGTAAGGACTATCAAAAGGGATTAACATATGGACACAAATGCAACTGTAGAACACAATTGCTAAGTAGCTAAATCTGGAGTTTGGAATTGGCTGTACCATggataaaaaaaagtagaatACTGCAGTTGATGTCTGGCAAATAAATAGGGATTAGTGACTACTTCTGACAGCTCGAGATCATGGAACACCAGCATGGATTTACTTCATGCATAATGAAGTAGAGGTTCTACCTTAATTAAGCTTGCAATCCAACAAAACTGCTCTATTCTTCCAAGATATCAGGACTCAGCCACTCAGGGAATACATAGGGAAGGGGTGAAGATTAACAGAACAAAAACAGTTGTTGGCAGTTATTACTATAATGGCTTCTTCCGAAATTCTGTAACATAAATGCACTGAAAATTGTAGGTTGCAGATGTTGCCATGTTGGCCATTCCTGGCCTCTGGCACAAAACGAAAATCACATCTTTTATTTTAGATACAACATAGAACAGATACTCCAATACAGGGAACAAAAATTTGAGAATACTGTTGATAGAAGCGGTACAACTAATGTCCCATCAAAGGATTTTTACATCCATGAATAGCACAGAACATATATGTCATCCAAAATAACAGGGACAAAACGCAGCAGAAGAAGCGGGTTAGATTTCTTGCCATTTTCGAGGGAGCTACTTAAGCCGTCGCAGGTTTCATCTCTTCTTCAATCCGTTTAAGATCAGCCAACCTTTCAGTCCATGCCCGCTCTCTGGCCACTGCAGCCATCTTCCTTTCTGTCCTTTCTGCTTCCTTTCTCTTAACAGCAGCAGAATATTGTGCTTTGCGCTTCTTTTTTTCAGCCTGGACAAACAACAGATATGATCACAACCAATTGATTAGAAATAAATGGAATGTTATTATTGACATTGAAATTGAGCTGAGATACAAGTAATTTGATAGGATGAAGATCCAAGTAGTTAGGCATATGTGTCCAGCAACATCACAAAAGATCCGTTTTGAATACTTTTGGGCTATAAATGTCAATAAAAAATAGCACAGTTAAAACTAACATAATTTGAATTGTGGAAGAGGAATAAAGAGTCACTAGAAGAGCAAGAACAGCAAAAACATGCATATGGATATGGATTTAAACATTGCTGAACACCATAGAAATTACCTACGCACAGTAACAATAATTAGCTTGTCCAGTTCCATCATGGTATTTCAGACTATGGTAGCCTGCTACTGCTCGGTGGCACGAGAACTAGAGTAATGTGCATCCATCCACCACTACCAACATTTTGCCGAGGCGTGACAACTAGAGCACTATCAAGACTTTGTTGACTAGTTAAGAAAGCATTTCAAGCCTAACACTAGACCAAGGATGACATATTGATTGTAGGATGATCAATAGCAAAATCAAGGAACCTGCCACTACTCCTACAACAACATCAACAGGACAACATACGAGCACGCACGCAGATAACAGAAAAGGAATGCGCACCATGATAAAGGCCTTGCGCTGCTTGATCCTCTTCTTTTCCTTCCTTCCCTGCACACTGCCTTCATTCGGCTGGTTCGCCGGGATAGGCTCCCCAGGCTTGCACTTCACCCAGTAGTACGGACCTGTCGCGAAATGCTACAACAATCAGCATAACCAGCATCCACCCATCACCCATACATCGCACAATCGAACAAACCGAAGGATCGCGCGGTAAGAGACGCAGAAATTGTGGGGGAAGAAACCGCAAGGATCACTCGGATCACACCATTTTCAACTACTATTAGCAAACAAGAGGAGGACGAGAGATCGGAGGCGCACCTTTGGGGCGGAGGCTGGCCCTCTTCCGCCGGGACTTGAACCCGGGCCGCCGCTTCGGGAACCGGGTGTCCATGAGCCCGCTGAAGAGGCCGGCCCCCATGGACGGCGCCTgcgacgcggtggcggcggcggcggagaatgGGCGGAGCCCGATCGGATCCAGCAGCCGAAGAAGAGGCGGGGGACGAAGGGGGAGAGGAGCAGCATGACGCGTCGCGCCCCGGAGGAgaacccccgccgccgcggaggataGCGGCGGGAGGGCTCGCCGGAGAGCTCGGAGGAGCGCCATGGGAGAAAAGGTTCTAGAAGGTTTTTGGTGGGCTAGGGTTTTTCGCGGAGAGGGAGAAGGTGTAGCAGCGTGGCATGCTGCTTAGATGGGCCGGGAGTTGTGTTGGGCCGCTTGCGTTTTAGAAGAAAGATATGGGCCCGGCCCAATGACTCGACTGCGGCGACTAAATTCGGAAAAATTATTTCCTCCCTAAATATAGCAATctatccaaattcatagtaGTAGCACTAAATATGGCAATTAATGATTTTTCACTCGGACCCGCATGTCATTGATACATGAGAGCTCACATATCATTGATACATTGgtgataaatagttaaatgttaAATCTAAGAGTAACACAAATAGTTAAATGGCCCGGCAAATTTTGGAGggaaattggaaaaagaaaatacagtgattatatgattaattattatTTCCAATACTACTACGGCAAAGAGTTTCGTTTACTGTATTTTACtattttatttgtattttttccTTTCATTAATTTCATGAGATTAATTAGGAAATTATACGTAGTATAAGTCAGGTAGGAAAATTGAAAAGTACTAGTAGTTGATGACTGAAAAATGCCAGTAAAGGTCAaggttaaaaagaaaaaaagaaagtctTATTACACCAAGCTGTTGAACTTGATCCTACGGGCGTAGCATAAATGATCGGTGCTCGTATTTCCTTTTGGTTAACGATCACGAATCAGTGAAGGCGGCGAGTCGCTGTCATGTAGGCTGTGTGGCGCATCTAACACTTTACGTGACTACTAGAGCCTTCTTTGTCCCCATGCCTCCCCTCTCTTCCAGTCCACAACTCTGCActcctcatctcatctcatatCGAAATGGGAAAAAGGACTAGAGACTGGTTCATTTTATTGCTATTTTAAACCCTACTAAATTTTAACGTTACTTAGTTTTAGTCTTGATAGGGTAACAAACTAGACATGATGTTACCAACAGTATTCtatcaaaatttgataattcTCAATGTTTCCATTCATAAAAATAATACCAAAATATTAGTAACGTCTTACCAAATTATAATAAAGTTCATTTTGACATTAAAAAAAGCAAGCCCTATATTTCTGCTCCTCTGTCTACCAAACCAGCAGACAGGACAACCCCGACGACGAGCTTAGCTAGAAAAGCCGAGACATCACAATGAACTCGTGAAAAGAAACTACAAGATCTGATATGtatagaaacaagaagaaattaaataaatcaGTAACATAGGGAAAGCGGCACCTTCACGTGCGCCTAAATCGAAACAAATCCGACCTGATTGAACTGCACAATACTAGCATACAGTAATATAGATAGCCAGAAAGAAGAGTTAAAAAACACATACGACATGGAAGCAGGTTGTATACAGATGATAAAGGCCTTGGCAATGTACTCCACAGCAATAACAATACAAACAAGACAATGGAATCATTTCACCAAAACTCCAGCAGGCAAAGGAGTAAACTCAGTTAGGAATCATTACCACATTACAATGATCTGTGTGAGGTTTCTGCATAAATACTGATAGACATACCAACAAACATCCTTGTCAGCCAGCGGACAGCATGACCAACACCTCTAGCAAAACCTACATCACTGTTAACAGGTAAAAACTATCAAGTATGGAGCGGCTGCAGCAAAAAAGAAAGGTACAAAAAGTTAATACCAGCGATAAATTTAAACGAACTTCTACTGCAAATCCTACAACAATATGGACAGGAAAGCCATTCACTTTCCCATGTTTAGTTTCATCCCAAGTTACAAAAACTAAGTATGATACAGAGAGCAAGAAAGCATTGCACTATTGCCGCTACCAACACTACAGACGCTACCTGCTTCCTATGTCTTTCCATGTATCCACGTCGTTGCTGCTGCTCAACATCTTCGAACCAGAGCCGTACTGTGCCTTGAGAGCAGCCACAGGGTCAGATACACCGCTAACCAGGACCCCAGCACCCCCAAGCCTCCCAGGCTGCTGGAACCCCGAAAGGAGTTcgattccattcctcttatGAAGATCGGCAAAGTTTTCTAGTAGTTTGTGATCTGATGTATGTGGCGGCATTGAAGGTTGCTGAAATTCCGCAAACACGCTGAGCGCGCCATTTTTGGTTGAGTAAACTGGTACACCAGCTGACGGTCTCTGACACTTTGCCACCATAACCATAGGCTCAGGCTGTATTGTTCGCCCATCCATATGGTCAAAACTCCTCATCGCTCTCTCCTCTAGCCCCAAGTTAGCAATGATTGGAGGCCTGGAAGAATAAACCAGGCGTTCCCTTGGATTACTCAACAACCTAGAAGAAGCTGGCTTATCAACCTTTGGTGAGGGGGGCTTGCTTTTGCTTCCATGAACTGATGAACCAGAGCTTTGCAAGGATGATTGATGGCTAAGAATTTGCCCAAACAACTTGACATCACCAGGCCGCTTTTGCTGCTCCTCATTCCCAGCACTTGTCTTGACAGAACAAGGCCTAAACAAGCCTTCACGTGCTTCCTCTCTTCTCCCAGTCGATAGAACCCCAAGATTTCCATTCGAAAGGCCCAAGCTGCTGGGCCTGCCATTCTGGAATTTCGATACTGTGAACTGGTCCGACTGGGAAATGCCTGTGCTTTCAGATAAGCCACATACTTCAGTTCCAAAGTGATTATTTCGTCTCTGTTGCATGTACCCATCGACATTAGAAAACAGTGCATCATGACGATTACTGGACTGGTCTTTAAATGTTGGGAACATGTTCACATCTTTTGCCCCTGAAGCAATGCTGGCTCTGTTGCCATGATCCTCAAAATTGGGTGTAGTTATGGCAGCTATACCCTCAAAACAGATTGAGGTAGGATCAGGCAGCGACGAACTAAATTGGACAGGCATTAAATCCTTTGGGGTAAGGGGCTTCGGTTTTGATTGGATTGGATCTGCCAGCTTACTTTGCTGATAATTTGAAGTAAATGCAGGACTAATGGAGGAAGCACCATCCATGTTCGAGAAGTGGATGATATTTTCCTTACTAACCCCATTTTCTGCAGGCAAGCAAACAGACGGTGTTGATTTTCCACCTTTACCAATTGTACTCTCATGTGAACATCCTTCGATCCTGGAAACATCAATGCCAATCCCTTCAGAATGTAAACTGGATCTACTTTCCACATGCGCTGCCGCAACCTGTTCAACTGAAGTGGCCATGAGATCATCTCCATGCATGTTCACTGGTGTTACATCCTCTATGTCTTGCAGCTTATCTGTGCTCTCAGGACAGTTGATGTCGATACGAGCACATGATGTTTGATTAATGTCTTCACGTAACTGTTTATGATCAACAAGAATGCTGCAGTCTTTTTCTGCTTTGCTTTCACCTTCCTCGACATTTATGTCCACAACATCAGGCATGTTTGATTTGTCAGCTTCTGGCTGCCTAGAGGCAATATCAGAAAGAGGATTATGTCCTTGAATTTCTCCATCAGAAACAGGACATGCATCTATCTCCACTTTAGGACATGACTGTGCACTACAGATAGCTGAATCCATCTCAGCAATACAGGCTCCATCTGTACCACTCCTTCCTCCATTGGCATCACCTGTAGGGAAACCAGCATCAGCAGCACCTTGATGGATCAGATCCAAACCAAGTGATTTCCGAGCCTTGCTGAAAAAAACCTTGCATTGTTCAAATGACTTGCTCTTCACGTATGACGAAATTCGAGCGAAATCCTTCCCATATCTATTCATAGCCTCAATAAAACTTGACTTCTCATCATCATTCCAATCAACTATGTCAACTTCACACTCCTGATCTGAGAGAGTGCCGTCATCATCAAAGTTTTTATCTGCTTCAGGAGTTAAAAGATGCTCCATTCTTGAGATGATCCCTATCTTCTGGCCAGGATCAGCAGAACTGGTAATGCATGAGCCCATGCCTTCTGGGGAGAGAGTTCCACATATGCCTGCCAAGACATCAGCAGCTACAGATTCTCTCTCGTGCAAAGAAACATCCCCAACACAATCCTTCTCGGATCCTTTGGTAGAATTATCAACACCACAAACAGTCCTCAGGATAGATTTCGCAGAATTTTTCTTCACTTCATTCACATATTCAAGGCCTTGGGCTGCCACCTCTGTGGCCACCCCAAGCATATCAAGTGATGCCGCATTTGCCTCAGGATTCCATTTCTTTCCAGATACTGCTCCTAGGTAATTGTTGGCAGGTTGCTGTTGCTGCCGAAGATCAAGAAGTTTCTTAACTTCTCGGAAACTATCAGATTTATGGTGCTTGTAGTAGAACTCAATACAATCAGCAGTTGTCTTGTGCTGAAGGAAACTGGATATTTTGGAGAAATCCTTACCAAATGTTGCAAGTTTCTCCataaaaatttccttttcctcCTGAATCCATGGATTTATCAAAGCTCGCTCCTTCTCAACTGAAACAGGATCCTCAACTAAACCGTTCTTGCTCACAAACTTAGCACCTGCCTTCTCTTTTTCGTCAACAATCAGTGCAGGCATTTTCAAGTAATTTCTGCAACGCTTGAGCTGAAATTCTGAAAACAGCTTCCTTGCTACACCTGACATTTCTGTGATAGGAAATGTGCTTAAATTACCAGCtgcatcagaaaaaaaaaacataatcaaATAGAGGATCACAAGAAAACTGTTTAGCAAGGAAGATAGCAAGAACTACAGAATTAGCCAACAAAAACTTTAGTCTTACATATAAAAATCAGATATAACATTTGCAAAAAGTAACTGGTGCAGATATGTCTAGGTTATATCCAACAAACAAATACTGCCATAATAAAAACTACCTTGTTCCACTTCTCTATTACTACAACCATGTCTAGACTAAGTCTAATGCAATATAGTCATCCTTGAATACATTTTCCAGCCTAATGCGGTCATTACAAGCTAGCCAAAAAGCACAGTACATTCTGTGCCAACTTATTCATGACTATAAAACGATAGAGAATATgtacacacacacaaactttagTTTTTCCTCTCAGGGACAAGAAATGACTCGATCAACATTCTTATGGTACAGCGGCAATTCAATAAAACTCCCATAGTTGACAACATATCCTTGTTGAAGCGGTTTATGTCCATAACTTTTTGCTGTGTTTGTTACAAACAAACAAGCCAGGTAAAATGTTTGACAAGTTCAAACCCGAAAGGCGGGTAGACTAGCAAAATCTGACAACAAAAAATGGCAGGCGACATGGAGGCCAAAGTGTAAAAAGTACCATGTTTTTGCTAACCACCTTGCTGCATAATTTACTGGAACATTAACAATTTCAACTTCATGGAAGTTGGCACCACATCACATGAAAGCAAGTAAAATTTTAAGCAGCAGCTGTGCACAAATATTAAAGGGCAGGAGAAAACATTTTGAACTGGCAATTATTAACTAGTGAAATGAAACTCTAACCTGGTACAGCCAATCTGGAGCGATTAGAGGACCGTTGCCTCTGAGAT
This window encodes:
- the LOC4337679 gene encoding tetraspanin-6, with amino-acid sequence MYPYRFSNVMIGYLNLATLLASIPVIGAGLWMAKGSTATCSSMLQTPLLVIGFVVLLVSLAGFVGACFHVAWALWLYLLAMMLLIAFLLGLTAFGFAVTAGGGGTQVPGRPYREYHTSDYSSWLQKHIQDAKYWRPALACVVGSKACPKIANWSPMDYLQHDLTPIQSGCCKPPTACAYSGGVAVGAQDEDCFRWNNAAGILCYGCESCRAGVMEKVREDWHKISVLNVMVLVVLICICACGCCAFRNARRSVSEYPYGVNRMHKIHPRWDYYWWRWWRDRREQLY
- the LOC9268524 gene encoding uncharacterized protein; the protein is MPPPPPDRRDFLYRDGRRHDGDPLPPPAPTPPRWRDSPYHPPPPPPPLRDHSRPSPRRTPSSASSDGYYRQGGGSYDRSYPDESLGYTPSRSDRYWLDDDGGGGGYKGFSRYGGGGGGGSRRDGRDMRGSYRRSPFRGYGSDFSRNHQEHPPPPLRRSPLRSVAVPMSYDPPGDRADRGDRDHHHRVTPWRPLRRRESRSDAADAAGAGPVPVGQAAAAAASEKDVSARSSAVAAPQVSEEEAPRKKPRLGWGQGLAKYEKQKVQGPAESAEAVAEGSPTATEQKGITHTPAPAPCVSPVAAPSPTPCASPVAAPSPAPCVSPVAAPSPAPPCKSPVPEDKSCELTANTVTESNKNIPGPDVQACNNEVPTKLDQLEGDPIDSLAKVLSELVQHEDSCSGDSKRLSNVSKLLLLKESISKELEKTELEIDSLEGELKSVNVEARNRTLKDPPTAVTYAQNPSPSPVKEQGELTPSPKISMEQDADVKGSELMEIETAQAHNAKAVSSEESVACPGVALGQVPAAADVIPSDPCGKTGSGIDVDIEQREENPCQETFNAMKADGSSDLATRPCSYREVKYNLMDQIIAANRSEAKKNSQLLFKPVPADRSNLDLLASSYLSSQMKNDVIIKKKHAILKNRQRFKEQILTFKFRVLRHLWKEDVRLLSVRKQRSKSHKRTDQSNRSSQSGSQRQRSSNRSRLAVPAGNLSTFPITEMSGVARKLFSEFQLKRCRNYLKMPALIVDEKEKAGAKFVSKNGLVEDPVSVEKERALINPWIQEEKEIFMEKLATFGKDFSKISSFLQHKTTADCIEFYYKHHKSDSFREVKKLLDLRQQQQPANNYLGAVSGKKWNPEANAASLDMLGVATEVAAQGLEYVNEVKKNSAKSILRTVCGVDNSTKGSEKDCVGDVSLHERESVAADVLAGICGTLSPEGMGSCITSSADPGQKIGIISRMEHLLTPEADKNFDDDGTLSDQECEVDIVDWNDDEKSSFIEAMNRYGKDFARISSYVKSKSFEQCKVFFSKARKSLGLDLIHQGAADAGFPTGDANGGRSGTDGACIAEMDSAICSAQSCPKVEIDACPVSDGEIQGHNPLSDIASRQPEADKSNMPDVVDINVEEGESKAEKDCSILVDHKQLREDINQTSCARIDINCPESTDKLQDIEDVTPVNMHGDDLMATSVEQVAAAHVESRSSLHSEGIGIDVSRIEGCSHESTIGKGGKSTPSVCLPAENGVSKENIIHFSNMDGASSISPAFTSNYQQSKLADPIQSKPKPLTPKDLMPVQFSSSLPDPTSICFEGIAAITTPNFEDHGNRASIASGAKDVNMFPTFKDQSSNRHDALFSNVDGYMQQRRNNHFGTEVCGLSESTGISQSDQFTVSKFQNGRPSSLGLSNGNLGVLSTGRREEAREGLFRPCSVKTSAGNEEQQKRPGDVKLFGQILSHQSSLQSSGSSVHGSKSKPPSPKVDKPASSRLLSNPRERLVYSSRPPIIANLGLEERAMRSFDHMDGRTIQPEPMVMVAKCQRPSAGVPVYSTKNGALSVFAEFQQPSMPPHTSDHKLLENFADLHKRNGIELLSGFQQPGRLGGAGVLVSGVSDPVAALKAQYGSGSKMLSSSNDVDTWKDIGSR
- the LOC4337680 gene encoding uncharacterized protein, translating into MALLRALRRALPPLSSAAAGVLLRGATRHAAPLPLRPPPLLRLLDPIGLRPFSAAAATASQAPSMGAGLFSGLMDTRFPKRRPGFKSRRKRASLRPKGPYYWVKCKPGEPIPANQPNEGSVQGRKEKKRIKQRKAFIMAEKKKRKAQYSAAVKRKEAERTERKMAAVARERAWTERLADLKRIEEEMKPATA